One window of the Candidatus Sysuiplasma jiujiangense genome contains the following:
- the purH gene encoding bifunctional phosphoribosylaminoimidazolecarboxamide formyltransferase/IMP cyclohydrolase, which translates to MRGDFSLKIKNAIISVHDKQGLKEFSALLNKFGARLFATDGTADFLEKAGITVKRVSSITGFTSLLEGRVKTLHPAIFAAILSRPERREDEEQLDSLGVPHFDMVVSNLYPFEDLIASGEKGLDKLLENIDIGGISLTRAAAKNYSHVAVVSDIKQYKAVAEEMEKFGGAVSETMLEKLCVQAFQSVSFYDGLISTVLGDRFKSSPFPDRLIMIGRKKSDLKYGENPYQRAASYFVPFIGSSVLNAAVDSGKSLSYNNLLDISNAVDLLRDFTEPSCVVVKHANPCGVATAGSAEHALRAAYDADSLSAYGSVIGLNKPIGRESAEYLSNKFVEVILAPDYDEDALAVLRRKKRLRILTFPGIGGYTDKPEKDVRRISGGFLVQEVAAPDIRLENLKVVTETKPTPQDIDSMIFANRVVRHLWSNAIVLADGTVTVGMGTGQSSRVDAVKLAIMKSRGKARGSVLASDAFFPFRDGIDEAANGGIRAIIQPGGSIRDDEVISAADEHHIAMVFTGIRLFRH; encoded by the coding sequence TTGAGAGGTGATTTTTCGCTTAAGATTAAGAACGCGATAATCAGCGTTCATGATAAACAAGGTTTAAAGGAGTTTTCAGCTCTATTGAATAAATTTGGCGCCCGGCTGTTTGCTACCGACGGGACTGCTGACTTCCTGGAAAAAGCCGGCATAACTGTAAAGAGGGTTTCATCAATAACGGGGTTTACCTCTCTTCTTGAAGGACGGGTAAAGACACTTCATCCCGCCATATTTGCAGCCATACTTTCCAGACCTGAAAGGAGGGAGGATGAAGAGCAGCTTGACAGTCTGGGTGTCCCTCATTTCGACATGGTGGTATCCAATCTCTATCCCTTTGAGGATCTTATAGCATCTGGAGAAAAAGGTCTGGATAAACTGCTGGAGAACATAGATATTGGCGGCATTTCTCTGACAAGGGCAGCAGCAAAGAATTATTCTCACGTGGCAGTGGTTTCGGACATAAAACAGTATAAGGCAGTGGCGGAGGAAATGGAAAAATTCGGTGGTGCTGTTTCCGAAACAATGCTCGAAAAACTCTGCGTGCAGGCGTTTCAGAGTGTTTCATTCTATGACGGTTTGATTTCCACCGTACTGGGGGATCGCTTTAAATCCAGTCCTTTTCCTGATCGCCTGATAATGATAGGAAGGAAGAAATCAGACCTCAAATACGGCGAGAATCCGTACCAGAGGGCAGCGTCGTATTTTGTTCCGTTTATCGGGAGTTCCGTTCTCAACGCTGCTGTAGACTCAGGCAAAAGTCTCTCTTACAACAACCTTCTGGACATCAGTAATGCCGTTGACTTGTTACGCGACTTCACCGAACCGAGCTGTGTAGTCGTAAAACATGCAAATCCGTGCGGTGTTGCAACGGCCGGCAGTGCCGAGCATGCACTCAGGGCCGCGTATGACGCTGACTCCCTGTCTGCATATGGCTCTGTGATTGGTCTGAACAAACCGATCGGCAGAGAGTCCGCGGAATATCTGTCAAACAAATTTGTTGAAGTCATTCTGGCTCCTGACTATGATGAAGATGCACTGGCAGTGCTCCGCCGTAAGAAGAGACTCAGGATCCTTACATTTCCGGGTATAGGCGGATATACAGATAAACCAGAAAAGGATGTGCGAAGGATCTCCGGGGGCTTCCTCGTCCAGGAAGTCGCTGCTCCCGACATCAGGCTGGAAAATTTAAAAGTGGTTACGGAAACGAAACCAACTCCCCAAGACATAGATTCGATGATTTTCGCTAACAGGGTTGTAAGGCACCTCTGGTCAAATGCAATAGTCCTTGCGGACGGAACGGTAACCGTTGGAATGGGAACCGGCCAGAGCAGCAGGGTCGATGCCGTAAAACTTGCAATAATGAAGAGCAGGGGAAAGGCCAGAGGCAGTGTCCTCGCATCGGACGCATTTTTCCCGTTCAGGGACGGTATAGACGAAGCTGCAAACGGAGGAATACGGGCGATTATCCAGCCCGGTGGTTCCATACGTGATGATGAGGTCATTTCTGCCGCAGACGAACATCACATAGCCATGGTTTTTACCGGAATAAGGCTCTTCAGACATTGA